The Geobacter sp. AOG2 genome includes a window with the following:
- the hisG gene encoding ATP phosphoribosyltransferase, translating to MNDWITIAIPKGRILEESVALFGKIGIDCRELLSDSRKLIFENAEQRMRYMIVRATDVPTYVEYGSADLGIVGKDTLMEQGKDLYEPLDLKFGYCRMMVAEPANLADNDDPSVWSHIRIATKYPHVAEAYFGAKGIQVEIIKLYGSIELAPLVGLSERIVDLVSTGETLRQNGLVEVETIAEITTRLIVNRASLKTKYERITEIIQGLERELQSA from the coding sequence GTGAACGACTGGATTACTATTGCAATCCCCAAGGGGCGGATTCTTGAAGAGTCGGTGGCGCTGTTCGGCAAGATCGGCATCGACTGCCGGGAACTGCTCTCCGACTCCCGCAAGCTGATCTTCGAGAATGCCGAGCAGCGCATGCGCTATATGATCGTGCGCGCCACCGATGTTCCCACCTACGTGGAGTACGGCAGCGCCGACCTTGGCATCGTGGGCAAGGATACGCTCATGGAGCAGGGTAAGGACCTGTACGAGCCGTTGGACCTGAAATTCGGCTACTGCCGTATGATGGTGGCCGAGCCGGCCAACCTGGCCGATAACGACGACCCCTCCGTCTGGTCCCACATCCGCATTGCCACCAAGTACCCCCACGTGGCCGAGGCCTATTTCGGTGCCAAGGGCATCCAGGTGGAGATCATCAAGCTGTACGGTTCCATCGAACTGGCGCCGCTGGTGGGGCTGTCCGAGCGGATCGTGGACCTGGTTTCCACCGGCGAGACCCTGCGCCAGAACGGCCTGGTGGAGGTGGAAACCATCGCCGAGATCACCACCCGGCTGATCGTCAACCGCGCCAGCCTCAAGACCAAGTACGAGCGGATCACCGAAATCATCCAGGGGCTGGAACGAGAGCTTCAGTCCGCATAA
- the murA gene encoding UDP-N-acetylglucosamine 1-carboxyvinyltransferase, translating to MDKLVIKGGKKLTGEVRVSGSKNASLPIFVATILAPGLNRISNVPFLRDINTTIKVLESLGATIEGNGNLVKIDSAGIRNHEATYDLVRTMRASVLVLGPLLARFGKARVSLPGGCAIGARPINLHLKGLQALGAEINLEHGYVEAKARHLKGARVNFDISTVGGTEHLMMAAAMARGETVLENAAREPEIVDLAQMLNLMGAKIEGAGTDTIRIQGVTELSPVSYPVMPDRIEAGTFMIAAAITGGDVKIHGMKLEHLDALVFKLQDAGVEITSHDNVVRVKGPRKIRSINIKTRPYPGFPTDMQAQFMALMCVADGASVISENIFENRFMHVSELLRFGADITIEGNSATVKGVKKLSGAPVMATDLRASASLILAGLAADNITEISRIYHLDRGYESIEKKLAGLGADIKRVQE from the coding sequence TTGGATAAGCTCGTCATCAAGGGAGGAAAGAAACTGACCGGGGAAGTACGGGTCAGCGGCTCAAAGAACGCTTCCCTGCCCATTTTTGTGGCCACCATCCTGGCCCCGGGATTAAACCGGATCAGCAACGTACCCTTCCTGCGCGACATCAATACCACCATCAAGGTGCTGGAATCCCTGGGCGCCACCATCGAAGGCAACGGTAACCTCGTCAAGATCGACTCCGCCGGTATCCGTAACCACGAAGCGACCTACGACCTGGTCCGGACCATGCGCGCTTCGGTGCTGGTCCTGGGCCCACTTCTGGCACGCTTCGGCAAGGCACGCGTCTCCCTGCCCGGCGGGTGCGCCATCGGTGCCCGCCCCATCAACCTGCACCTCAAAGGGCTTCAGGCCCTGGGGGCCGAGATCAATCTGGAACACGGCTATGTGGAGGCCAAGGCGCGACATCTGAAGGGTGCACGGGTCAACTTCGACATCTCCACCGTGGGAGGCACCGAACACCTGATGATGGCCGCGGCCATGGCCAGGGGGGAGACGGTTCTGGAGAACGCCGCCCGGGAACCGGAGATCGTCGATCTGGCCCAGATGCTCAACCTCATGGGCGCCAAGATCGAGGGGGCTGGGACCGACACCATCCGCATCCAGGGGGTCACCGAACTCTCGCCCGTTTCCTATCCGGTCATGCCGGACCGCATCGAGGCCGGCACCTTCATGATCGCCGCGGCGATCACCGGCGGCGACGTGAAGATTCACGGCATGAAACTGGAACACCTGGATGCACTGGTCTTCAAGCTCCAGGACGCCGGGGTGGAGATCACCAGTCACGACAACGTGGTGCGTGTCAAGGGGCCCAGAAAAATCCGCAGCATCAACATCAAGACCCGTCCCTACCCCGGCTTCCCCACGGACATGCAGGCCCAGTTCATGGCGCTCATGTGCGTAGCCGACGGGGCGAGCGTCATCAGCGAGAACATCTTCGAGAACCGCTTCATGCACGTCTCCGAACTGCTGCGCTTCGGGGCGGACATCACCATCGAGGGCAACAGCGCCACGGTCAAAGGGGTCAAGAAGCTGTCCGGCGCGCCGGTCATGGCTACCGACCTGCGGGCCTCGGCGTCCCTGATCCTGGCCGGTCTGGCCGCGGACAACATCACCGAGATCTCCCGCATCTACCATCTGGACCGGGGGTATGAGTCCATAGAGAAGAAGCTGGCGGGGCTGGGCGCGGATATAAAAAGGGTACAGGAGTGA